GATCTATCAAAGATCTCCAGTACTCCAGATCTGACTCCTCCAGCGTTCTGCGTTGCGGCAGGCCCCCGGCGTTGGCCACCAGTGCGTCTACCCTCCCGAAGGTACGGCCCACCTCGTCGGCGAACATCTTCATATCGTTCCACGACGTGGCGTCTGCCCTGCGGTAGAGGACGCGGACTCCGTGGCCCTCCGCCTCTTTAGCCACGGCGCGGGCCTGGGCCTCGCTCCGTAGATAGGTAAACGCGACGTCGTAGCCCCTCCTAGCCAGGGCCTTGACTGTGGCGGCTCCGATGCCGGTGGAGCCCCCCGTCACCACTGCCACGGGCATATACTCTATAAACTGGTTGTTTATTTACGTGATCGTCGCCGGTATCGACCTGGCGGTTAACAGACCCACAGCTATAGCCGTCTTTAGAGACTGCACGCCGCTTTACTACGGACTGGCGCAGACGGACGTCGACATTGTGTCTGTCGCCTCGTTGCTGGGCCCCTCGATCGTAGCTATAGACGCGCCGCTTTCCAAGCCTGAGGGGGGCGGGGGGCTGAGGGATGTCGAGAGGGAGCTGAGGCGCCTTGGCTACAGGCTACTGCCGCCGCTCATGGGGCCGATGCGGGGGCTTACGGAGCGCGGGATTAGGCTCAGCAAAATGCTCGGCGGAAGGGTTATAGAAGTGCATCCACTGACCAGCCTCAGGGCTATGGGGATGTCCAGGGAGGAGCTCTCTCGCGTTTTGGGGCTGAGGCATAGAGATCTTCTCGACGCGGCGGCGGCCGCGCTGACCGCGGTGGCCTACGCCAGGGGCTTCTACCGGGAGATCGGGCCCTTCATACTCCCCACGGCGAGGGTGTGCTTCTAGCGGCGGAAGCGGCCGGCGGACAGCGCCTCTATGCCCCGCCTCCCGAGGGCTAGGTCCGCGGCCAGCTTCCCCAGCGCCGGGCCGTATGTCCAGCCCAGTCTGCAGGCCCCGGTCACGACGACCACGGAGCCCATCCTGTCCACTACCGGGAAGCCGTCGGGGGTGCACGGCCTGTAGCCCACCGCCATGTCTATCACGTCGAAGTCCCCCAGCACCTCCCTCGCCCTCTCGAGGACTTTCTGCGCGGGGCTGTGGTCGCCGCTACCGTCTAGGTCGAAGCGTCCCGTTACCTTTGTCCACTTTGAGAGGGGCACCACCGCGACGCCCTTAGCCATTTCTATAAACATCTTTTGAGACTTGGCCGTCGTCCTGAACCCGTAGCCTTTGAAGGGGGCTACGGGTATGCCGAACTTCCTCGCCCAGTAGCCCGCCGCCACGACTACGGCGTCGCCTTGGACCACGTCTCCCCCCTCTAGCCACACCTCTCTGCCGGCTACCTCCGTGGCCCTTTTGTTGACTATCTGCACCCCACGCAACTCTCTCAGCATCCTCTCGATGAAGGCGTCTGTGGAGAGCTTGGCGGCGTCGAGGTACACCAGCGCCTCTCTGCCGCAACACTCCCCGGCCTCCACCTTAGGCGACAGGGGGTCTCTCTTGGCCTCCTCCAGCGCCTTCTCGACGTCTACGCCAACTTCGTAGAGGGGCTCCTCGGCGTAGTCGAAGTCGTTCTCCGCCTCGGCGAGCGCTCTGTACTGCCGTTGCGAGAAGTCGCCCAGCGCCTTTACGGCCTCCCACATCTCCTGGCTCGGCTCCCTGCCCCAGACCTTTAGGTATGTGGAGATCCAGCCCCAGTCCCAGGTCTTTACCCTGGCGTCTCCCCGGAGCATCATTGTAAGATACCTCTTGGGGTAGGACTTGACGTTTATCCGGTTGATTACAAAGCGTGTAAATTCGAGAATTCCGGCGGCGGCGCGGGACAGCTCCCCCGGCTTGTCCTGCTCTACTATAACCACCTCCGCGCCCTCCTTTACGAGGTAGAAGGCGGTGAAGAGCCCCACGACGCCGCCGCCTACTACGACAACTTTCATCGCTAACAGTTATAAAGACGTTTAAATGTATTGGCATGAGAAGCGTAGCGCTATCTGTAGTGGCGTTGGTCCTCGGCATAGTCATAGGCTACCTGGCGGGGATGTACACAGCGCCGAAGGCGGCTCCATCCCAGACGGCGGCGCCTCAGGCCACCGCCCAGGCCACCACTGTGGCCACAACCACGACGGTGACGGTTACCCAGACGGCGGCTCCGTGCCGCGTGTCTGTGGAGGCTATTAAAAAACGTGGTAAGCTTGTCGTAGGCACAGACGCTACTTGGCCTCCCTGGGAGTGGGTCATGGGGGACAAGATCGTGGGCTGGGACGTGGATATCGCCAGGGAGATCGCCAATGCGCTTGGTGTACAGCTGGAGATCCGCGACATGAGGTTCGCCGGGCTTCTAGAAGCTGTGAGAAACGGAGACGTCGACCTCGCCATCAGCGCCATTACCTGGACCACCGAGAGGGAGAAGGTGCTGGAGTTCTCGATGCCCTACTACCTCGAGTCTATCGTGGTGGTGACCAAGGCCACCCGCAATGATATTAACAAGGTGGAGGATCTCTACGGCAAGACCGTGGGGGTGCAGATAGGGACGACCCACGAGGAGTGGGCCGCCGCCAACCTGGAGAAGCCTGGCAAGGCCTCCGTTAGGAGATACGACAAGGTGTATCCCTACATGGTGGAGGTGCTGAGGAGGGGCGACGTCGACGCTATTATACTAGACCGCTCCATCGCCACCGCGCTTGTGAGGAAGTTCCCAGATCTCAAAATCGCCTTTGAGCTCCCCGGATCCGCAGGATACATATCCGTGGCCATGCCAAAATGCGCCCAGGACCTGAAGCTGGCTGTTGACCAGGTTATTGAAAACCTGATGCAGACCGGGAGGCTTGATGAGATAATGCAGAAAAACTTCGAGCTGTTTCTCCAGTCGTAAAATTTTAAATACAAACCCCTTTTTCGCACCGTGCCCTCCATAAAACCACCAAAAGAGAGGCCGTTCGGCAAGAGCAAGATAAGATGCCTCAGATGCGGCACGCGGGAAGCCGTTATACGCAAATACGGCCTATACCTCTGCAGAAGGTGCTTCCGCGAAGTAGCGCCGCAGCTAGGCTTCAAGAAGTACTACTAAGGAGGGGCCGGGCCTCCACCAGCCTCGCAGCGCCGCCAGACACCTCTACAATTTTCGTGGCGTACCTCGCCGGGGTTTGTCTATGGGAAATCACCACGGCTATTGGGACAACCCTCCTCAAGGCGTCCAGCACCCTCTCCTCAACCTCCTGGTTCAGGCCGGAGGTAACCTCGTCCAGCACAAGGACGCGCGGCCTCCTCAGTAGGGCTCTGGCTATCAACACCCTTTGTCTCTGGCCTTCGGAGAGCTCGGAGCCTCCTTCGCCGCATTTTTTGTCTAGTGGGAAGTCTATCTGGGCGAGCTCGGCGGCTCTCCTCACCTCCTCCTCCGGGAACTCCTCCCAAAGCGTGATGTTATCCCACACAGAGGCGTCGAAGACGTAGTCGTCGTTGCCGACGTAGATCGCCCTCGGCGCCTCTATCTCGCCCTCCAGGGGCTTCACCAAACCGGCCAGTGCCTTCCCAAGAGTGGACTTGCCGCCTCCGGTGGGGCCGCGCACCCAGACAAAATCCCCTGGCACAAAGACAAGATGTACGCCGCGCAACACCACGTTGCCATCGTAGCTCAGCGTAACTTTCTCCACCTTTACTACCGGCGCCTCCCCGCGCGCCGGCTCTTTAGATACGACGGCGTCGAGGTAGGGGGCCACCCTCTCAAACGACCTCTTAAGCTGGTAGTACGAGCCCGATTTCATCATAATTTGGGCAAGCGGCTCAAACGCCTCTGCTAGAAGCGTCCTCATTGCCACGGCCGTGCCTACGGTGGCAACCCCCTGGAGGGACAGAAGAAGTCCAAGGCCGAAGGCTAGGTTGGGCACGCCGAATGTAATGGCGTTGGCCCCGAAGCCGAGGGATTTTGAATACAGCTCGTACTTTCTATACCCC
The sequence above is drawn from the Pyrobaculum ferrireducens genome and encodes:
- a CDS encoding DUF429 domain-containing protein, whose amino-acid sequence is MIVAGIDLAVNRPTAIAVFRDCTPLYYGLAQTDVDIVSVASLLGPSIVAIDAPLSKPEGGGGLRDVERELRRLGYRLLPPLMGPMRGLTERGIRLSKMLGGRVIEVHPLTSLRAMGMSREELSRVLGLRHRDLLDAAAAALTAVAYARGFYREIGPFILPTARVCF
- the dpdh gene encoding D-proline dehydrogenase, which gives rise to MKVVVVGGGVVGLFTAFYLVKEGAEVVIVEQDKPGELSRAAAGILEFTRFVINRINVKSYPKRYLTMMLRGDARVKTWDWGWISTYLKVWGREPSQEMWEAVKALGDFSQRQYRALAEAENDFDYAEEPLYEVGVDVEKALEEAKRDPLSPKVEAGECCGREALVYLDAAKLSTDAFIERMLRELRGVQIVNKRATEVAGREVWLEGGDVVQGDAVVVAAGYWARKFGIPVAPFKGYGFRTTAKSQKMFIEMAKGVAVVPLSKWTKVTGRFDLDGSGDHSPAQKVLERAREVLGDFDVIDMAVGYRPCTPDGFPVVDRMGSVVVVTGACRLGWTYGPALGKLAADLALGRRGIEALSAGRFRR
- a CDS encoding ABC transporter substrate-binding protein — encoded protein: MRSVALSVVALVLGIVIGYLAGMYTAPKAAPSQTAAPQATAQATTVATTTTVTVTQTAAPCRVSVEAIKKRGKLVVGTDATWPPWEWVMGDKIVGWDVDIAREIANALGVQLEIRDMRFAGLLEAVRNGDVDLAISAITWTTEREKVLEFSMPYYLESIVVVTKATRNDINKVEDLYGKTVGVQIGTTHEEWAAANLEKPGKASVRRYDKVYPYMVEVLRRGDVDAIILDRSIATALVRKFPDLKIAFELPGSAGYISVAMPKCAQDLKLAVDQVIENLMQTGRLDEIMQKNFELFLQS
- a CDS encoding 30S ribosomal protein S14 is translated as MPSIKPPKERPFGKSKIRCLRCGTREAVIRKYGLYLCRRCFREVAPQLGFKKYY
- a CDS encoding ATP-binding cassette domain-containing protein, whose translation is MNAASPAATRGGGVKSYWHYALGFAKRYWVDEAVIFSLWGAMIILGVAQALLIKQIVDEVVYGAGDAGTLVFQISAVVGIAFLIPILNFLSEYRAAVWAQRAIIDISHRIVHSVVLSPAHNRGEALSRISGDVLNVVLYLALPLDVALQAARFIAVVAASLYISPEITLFVAPLIAVYFLVAKKLGPPILEWGRRERELYSQWFRRVKEVVDGAHSLYRAGVRALLKILLEASEKWLAGYRKYELYSKSLGFGANAITFGVPNLAFGLGLLLSLQGVATVGTAVAMRTLLAEAFEPLAQIMMKSGSYYQLKRSFERVAPYLDAVVSKEPARGEAPVVKVEKVTLSYDGNVVLRGVHLVFVPGDFVWVRGPTGGGKSTLGKALAGLVKPLEGEIEAPRAIYVGNDDYVFDASVWDNITLWEEFPEEEVRRAAELAQIDFPLDKKCGEGGSELSEGQRQRVLIARALLRRPRVLVLDEVTSGLNQEVEERVLDALRRVVPIAVVISHRQTPARYATKIVEVSGGAARLVEARPLLSSTS